DNA from Thermoplasma acidophilum DSM 1728:
AACTTTGCCATAGTGGACACAAACGTCATAATATACGCAATGAAGAGCAGGGTCAGGCTGGACGAACTTGTGCTGAGTCTGAGCGGCATAGCCCGGATAGCCATACCGGAATGCGTCATATACGAGCTAAGAAAGCTTTCTGCCGCTGATATCAATGCAAGGATTGGGCTTCAATACGCCATGCAGCATCAGGTGCTGAAGAGCGAGGGACATGGCGATGAATGCATACTTAAGGCAGCGATTAAATATGGCTGTCCGGTCATAACGAACGACAGGGAATTCATAGAGGTTTTGAAGAGAAACCATGTGGTTGTAGCGACTTTATCAGGAAGAAAACTGGTCAGGATGAACTGAAGCCTGCTACATGTGCGAAGGGGTCAAACACATATCCGCAAGGAAATTTCCACTTATATTCAGCTGGATAAGAGCTGTTCGTTTGAACCCAGGCGCT
Protein-coding regions in this window:
- a CDS encoding type II toxin-antitoxin system VapC family toxin, which gives rise to MKSNFAIVDTNVIIYAMKSRVRLDELVLSLSGIARIAIPECVIYELRKLSAADINARIGLQYAMQHQVLKSEGHGDECILKAAIKYGCPVITNDREFIEVLKRNHVVVATLSGRKLVRMN